The following coding sequences lie in one Arthrobacter sp. PGP41 genomic window:
- a CDS encoding extracellular solute-binding protein, translated as MRKLKTLAAAAVALTLLAGCGGGAATPAASGESSPAPAGGSGETLVVYTNSNGEGRGDWLTAKAAEAGFKIEIVGAGGADATNKLIAEKNNPIADVAFGLNNMYFSQIKAAGALEPYEPAWAGEVDKELGDGEAYWPLVKQAILLGYNSEKISKDKAPQDWTDLWTKEEFKDRYERVTGLGTATAQLVFAGILSRYRDDSGDLGISDEGWKQVEQYFQNGSPAVAKTDLFARIASGEVDMGQMPSSIIAEREKSFKVNVETVIPSVGVPLAVEQIALVKGTKKEEQAKKFIDWFGSSEVQGEFAKQFNSMPVNKEAEAQANPEVVDFFADLKQQDIDWEFVQENMGAWVEKIELEYMT; from the coding sequence GTGCGTAAATTGAAGACCTTGGCTGCCGCCGCCGTCGCCCTCACCCTTCTTGCCGGATGCGGCGGAGGGGCCGCCACCCCCGCCGCGTCAGGGGAGTCCTCCCCAGCTCCGGCAGGCGGTTCGGGAGAAACCCTGGTTGTCTACACGAACTCCAACGGCGAGGGCCGCGGGGACTGGCTGACTGCCAAGGCCGCTGAAGCAGGCTTCAAGATCGAGATTGTCGGTGCCGGCGGCGCAGACGCCACCAACAAGCTGATTGCCGAGAAGAACAACCCCATTGCCGACGTCGCGTTCGGGTTGAACAACATGTACTTCTCGCAGATCAAGGCCGCAGGCGCCCTAGAGCCCTACGAACCGGCCTGGGCCGGCGAAGTGGACAAGGAACTGGGTGACGGCGAGGCCTACTGGCCCTTGGTAAAGCAGGCAATCCTCCTTGGCTACAACTCGGAGAAGATCTCGAAGGACAAGGCCCCGCAGGACTGGACCGACCTGTGGACCAAGGAGGAGTTCAAGGACCGTTACGAGCGCGTAACCGGACTGGGCACCGCCACCGCGCAGCTCGTTTTCGCTGGAATCCTCAGCCGCTACCGGGACGATTCCGGCGACCTTGGGATCTCCGACGAGGGCTGGAAGCAGGTGGAGCAGTACTTCCAGAACGGCAGCCCGGCGGTTGCAAAGACCGATCTCTTTGCCCGCATCGCGTCCGGCGAAGTGGACATGGGCCAGATGCCGTCCTCGATCATCGCCGAGCGCGAGAAATCCTTCAAGGTGAATGTCGAGACTGTGATCCCGTCCGTGGGCGTCCCGCTCGCCGTGGAACAGATCGCCCTGGTGAAGGGCACCAAGAAGGAGGAGCAGGCCAAGAAATTCATCGACTGGTTCGGCAGCTCCGAGGTCCAGGGCGAGTTCGCAAAGCAATTCAATTCCATGCCGGTCAACAAGGAAGCCGAAGCCCAGGCCAACCCCGAGGTGGTGGACTTCTTCGCGGACCTCAAGCAGCAGGACATCGACTGGGAGTTCGTGCAGGAGAACATGGGCGCCTGGGTGGAGAAGATCGAACTCGAGTACATGACGTAA
- a CDS encoding ABC transporter permease, which yields MSSTAVRSMARSPFVLVVGVVLTWFIAAFLVWPNINVLIATFFPDGSFSGRAAEKLFSSQRAMKALGNSFLLAVALSVTVNLVGVFIVLVTHYFRIRGSRILFLGYASTFIYGGIVLAAGYKFIYGDKGIVTSLLVKVFPGMDPGWFSGFFAVLVVMTFATTTNHMLFVANALKGIDYQTIEAARNLGASTWTILRRIVLPMLKPTLFAVTILSFLTGLGALSAPQVLGGRDFQTVTPMILTFTNSPTSRDLAALLAVILGLATILMLAVMSRLEKGGTYFSVSKVSSALQKQDITNPAANAAVHAVAYLLFAVYTLPVVLIVLYSFADGAAIQTGQLSLGSLTLENYVRVLTQPSGLRPFIVSVVYSALAAIIAVGGLLFVARLLQKYKNWVASVFEYLLHIPWILPSALLALGLIISYDHPNPLVGGAVLTGTTVILLIAFVTVKIPFTLRMLKASFASVNSSLEEAAAIMGAKTLYVFRRILLPLVLPAAAAITALNFNSLLDDYDTAIFLAHPLVQPLGLVIKANTDGAEGVAGVANTFVYTVLLMVITGVTMYLVYGRSSRGGSRKKRLPALPPASAAPGPGVPGTTGSGEGALQPAAPVR from the coding sequence ATGAGCAGCACCGCGGTCCGCAGCATGGCCCGCTCCCCCTTCGTGCTGGTGGTTGGCGTGGTCCTGACCTGGTTCATTGCGGCATTCCTGGTGTGGCCGAACATCAACGTCCTGATAGCCACTTTCTTCCCGGACGGCAGCTTCTCCGGGAGGGCGGCGGAAAAGCTCTTCTCGTCCCAGCGGGCCATGAAGGCGCTCGGCAACAGTTTCCTGCTGGCGGTGGCCCTGTCCGTCACGGTGAACCTGGTGGGCGTGTTCATTGTCCTGGTGACGCACTACTTCCGGATCCGCGGCTCCAGGATCCTGTTCCTCGGCTATGCATCCACCTTTATCTACGGCGGCATTGTCCTGGCCGCCGGGTACAAGTTCATTTACGGGGACAAGGGAATCGTCACCTCGCTGCTGGTGAAGGTGTTCCCCGGCATGGACCCCGGCTGGTTCTCTGGCTTCTTCGCAGTCCTGGTGGTAATGACATTCGCCACCACCACCAACCACATGCTGTTCGTGGCCAACGCGCTGAAGGGCATCGACTACCAGACCATTGAAGCGGCCCGGAACCTGGGGGCCTCAACCTGGACCATCCTGCGCCGGATCGTGCTGCCCATGCTCAAGCCCACCCTGTTCGCAGTCACCATCCTGTCCTTCCTCACCGGGCTGGGCGCCCTGAGCGCTCCGCAGGTGCTGGGCGGGCGGGACTTCCAGACCGTCACCCCAATGATCCTGACCTTCACTAACAGCCCCACTTCCAGGGACCTGGCTGCGCTGCTGGCGGTGATCCTTGGGCTGGCCACGATCCTGATGCTCGCAGTGATGTCGCGGCTGGAGAAGGGCGGCACCTACTTCTCGGTGTCCAAGGTTTCCTCGGCCCTGCAGAAGCAGGACATCACCAACCCGGCGGCCAACGCGGCTGTCCACGCTGTTGCCTACCTGCTGTTCGCCGTCTACACGCTGCCGGTGGTGCTGATTGTCCTGTACTCGTTCGCCGACGGCGCTGCGATTCAGACCGGCCAGCTTTCACTCGGCAGCCTGACGCTTGAGAACTACGTGCGGGTCCTCACCCAGCCGTCGGGGCTGCGGCCGTTCATCGTCAGCGTGGTCTATAGCGCCCTGGCAGCCATCATTGCCGTGGGCGGGCTGCTGTTTGTGGCCCGGCTGCTGCAGAAGTACAAAAACTGGGTGGCGTCGGTCTTCGAATACCTGCTCCACATCCCCTGGATCCTGCCGTCCGCGCTACTGGCCCTTGGCCTCATCATCAGCTACGACCACCCCAATCCCCTGGTGGGCGGGGCGGTGCTCACCGGCACCACCGTGATCCTGCTGATCGCTTTTGTCACGGTCAAAATCCCGTTCACGCTGCGGATGCTCAAAGCGTCCTTCGCATCGGTGAATTCCTCCCTGGAGGAAGCAGCGGCCATCATGGGCGCCAAGACGCTGTATGTCTTCCGGCGGATCCTCCTGCCGCTGGTGCTCCCGGCTGCCGCTGCCATCACGGCACTGAATTTCAACAGCCTGCTCGACGACTACGACACCGCCATCTTCCTGGCCCACCCCTTGGTCCAGCCGCTGGGCCTGGTGATCAAGGCGAACACGGACGGCGCGGAGGGCGTGGCCGGCGTCGCCAACACCTTTGTGTATACCGTGCTCCTGATGGTCATCACCGGGGTGACCATGTACCTGGTGTACGGCCGCTCCAGCCGGGGCGGGTCACGGAAGAAGCGGCTGCCGGCCCTTCCGCCCGCGTCCGCCGCGCCTGGCCCCGGCGTTCCCGGGACCACCGGGTCCGGGGAGGGCGCCCTGCAGCCGGCCGCTCCTGTTCGCTGA
- a CDS encoding GNAT family N-acetyltransferase — translation MQTNPRLNIRQVPWSNPVGADLRRAQQAELDARFGTPDHEPGPPPSGADCAVFLVAYDKGSGQPVGCGGLRMLDAETAEIKRLYVVPYTRGSGVASSILAALEAEAFRQGITRIKAEAGSAQPDGRNFYENSGFEAVPNFGPYIGVAHSYCYAKSINARSAAHTAMA, via the coding sequence ATGCAGACCAACCCGCGGCTTAACATCAGGCAGGTCCCCTGGTCCAACCCCGTGGGCGCGGATCTGCGCCGCGCCCAGCAGGCCGAACTGGACGCCCGCTTTGGCACCCCCGACCACGAACCCGGGCCGCCGCCGTCGGGCGCCGATTGCGCAGTCTTCCTTGTTGCGTATGACAAGGGCTCGGGACAGCCCGTGGGCTGCGGCGGCCTGCGGATGCTCGACGCGGAAACTGCGGAGATCAAACGTTTGTACGTGGTTCCGTACACCCGGGGTTCGGGTGTGGCGAGTTCCATCCTGGCAGCCCTTGAGGCGGAAGCCTTCAGGCAGGGAATCACGCGGATCAAGGCGGAAGCGGGATCGGCTCAGCCGGACGGGCGGAACTTCTACGAAAACTCGGGGTTTGAAGCCGTTCCGAACTTCGGACCCTACATCGGGGTTGCACACTCTTACTGCTACGCGAAGAGCATCAACGCCCGCAGCGCGGCCCATACCGCCATGGCCTAG
- a CDS encoding ABC transporter ATP-binding protein, translating to MIRLDNIEVSFGDFTAIPNLDLHVRPGEFFTLLGPSGCGKTTALRTLAGFIQPSAGRVHVDGKDVTRLPSDKRQVGMVFQNYALFPSMSVWENIAFGLRVRKEKPADSDRLVRDIARRVELSDEQLSKNVAELSGGQQQRVAVARALVLRPKILLLDEPLSNLDAKLRHQLRQQLKDLQSEFGITTVYVTHDQDEALAMSDRVAVFNKGVVEQVGTPQEIYDHSASEFVCNFIGDSSALTPEFVAELNRLAGAGLNTDAKSYLRVEKASLDRGAEGGGAVGLSGTVVSRTYHGLHSRYVVRSHGADIRLLVKEDGGAHPEPGTETTVYLQPGHVLQYHPATGAALRQQHPAAVLP from the coding sequence ATGATCCGCTTGGACAACATCGAAGTTTCCTTTGGTGATTTCACCGCCATCCCCAACCTTGACCTGCACGTGCGCCCGGGGGAGTTTTTCACCCTCCTGGGGCCGTCCGGCTGCGGGAAAACGACTGCCCTGCGGACGTTGGCGGGCTTCATCCAGCCTTCCGCCGGCAGGGTGCACGTTGACGGCAAGGACGTTACCCGCCTTCCCAGCGACAAGAGGCAGGTGGGCATGGTGTTCCAAAACTATGCCCTCTTCCCCAGCATGAGCGTGTGGGAGAACATCGCCTTCGGACTCAGGGTCAGGAAGGAGAAACCGGCGGACAGTGACCGCCTGGTCCGGGACATCGCGCGGCGGGTGGAGCTCAGCGATGAGCAGTTGTCCAAGAATGTGGCGGAGCTGTCCGGCGGACAGCAGCAGAGGGTTGCCGTGGCACGGGCGCTCGTGCTGCGGCCCAAAATCCTCCTGCTGGACGAGCCGCTGTCCAACCTGGATGCCAAACTGCGCCACCAGCTACGGCAGCAGCTCAAGGACCTGCAGAGCGAGTTCGGCATCACCACGGTGTACGTCACCCACGACCAGGACGAGGCGCTGGCCATGAGCGACCGGGTGGCAGTGTTCAACAAGGGCGTGGTGGAACAGGTGGGGACGCCGCAGGAGATCTACGACCACTCGGCCTCGGAGTTTGTCTGCAACTTCATCGGCGACAGCTCCGCGCTGACCCCGGAGTTCGTGGCGGAACTGAACCGGCTTGCGGGGGCAGGGCTCAACACGGACGCCAAGTCCTACCTTCGGGTGGAAAAAGCGTCCCTGGACCGCGGGGCTGAAGGAGGCGGCGCCGTCGGACTTTCCGGCACGGTGGTGTCCCGCACCTACCACGGCCTGCACAGCCGCTATGTGGTGCGCAGCCACGGAGCGGACATCCGGTTGCTGGTGAAGGAGGACGGCGGCGCCCACCCTGAGCCGGGCACGGAAACCACGGTCTACCTCCAGCCCGGGCACGTCCTGCAGTACCACCCTGCGACGGGGGCTGCCCTTCGGCAGCAGCACCCGGCAGCAGTCCTGCCATGA
- a CDS encoding NAD(P)(+) transhydrogenase (Re/Si-specific) subunit beta translates to MSFLDPVWTSLLYLIAAVFFILALRGLSSPRTARRGNLVGALGALIAVVTVFLSARLENIPWILAAIAVGSAVAAPVARRVKMTQMPQLVALFNGVGGGAAALVALLELSHAGDPWMRLAIVFTLLVGAVSFAGSGVTFAKLQELMTTRPVVFPGLPVVMAAVLLAAVAAAAAVVFTGSLPLASLLLVLGLAAGILLVLPVGGADVPIVISLLNAFTGLAVAASGVVLGNVLLVVAGTLVGASGTILTRAMAAAMGRSVAGILFGAFRGGSTAGSTAVSERPVRSSSAEDVAVLLGYAQRVIIVPGYGLAVAQGQHTAAELALALEGRGIEVDFAIHPVAGRMPGHMNVLLAEANVPYESLKEMGEINPQFKTADVALVVGANDVVNPAAKTSQGSPIYGMPILEVADARQVIFLKRSMRPGFAGIENDLLYEPQTSLLFGDAKDSLAQVLGAVKAL, encoded by the coding sequence ATGAGCTTCCTCGATCCCGTATGGACCTCGCTCCTGTACCTCATTGCCGCCGTCTTCTTTATCCTGGCGCTGCGCGGGCTCAGCTCCCCGCGGACGGCCCGACGGGGCAATCTGGTTGGCGCTCTGGGAGCGCTGATCGCCGTCGTCACCGTGTTCCTGTCCGCACGGCTGGAAAACATTCCCTGGATCCTGGCGGCCATAGCCGTGGGGTCGGCGGTTGCGGCCCCTGTGGCGCGGCGGGTCAAAATGACCCAGATGCCGCAGCTCGTGGCGCTGTTCAACGGCGTGGGCGGCGGGGCGGCGGCGCTGGTGGCGCTCCTTGAACTCAGCCATGCCGGCGACCCCTGGATGCGGCTGGCGATTGTCTTCACGCTCCTGGTGGGCGCTGTGTCCTTCGCAGGCTCGGGGGTCACGTTCGCGAAGCTGCAGGAACTCATGACAACGCGGCCGGTGGTGTTCCCCGGGCTGCCTGTGGTGATGGCCGCGGTGCTGCTTGCCGCCGTTGCGGCCGCCGCCGCCGTCGTTTTCACCGGTTCCCTGCCGCTCGCGTCGCTGCTGCTGGTCCTGGGCCTGGCCGCCGGCATCCTGCTGGTGCTGCCCGTGGGCGGGGCCGACGTCCCGATCGTCATCTCGCTGCTCAACGCGTTCACCGGCCTGGCCGTCGCCGCCTCCGGCGTGGTGCTGGGGAACGTGCTCCTGGTGGTTGCCGGCACGCTGGTGGGCGCCTCCGGTACCATCCTTACCCGGGCCATGGCGGCTGCCATGGGCCGGAGCGTGGCCGGTATCCTGTTCGGCGCCTTCCGGGGAGGTTCGACGGCGGGATCCACCGCCGTGAGCGAGCGTCCCGTGCGGTCCTCCAGCGCGGAGGACGTGGCGGTGCTCCTGGGCTACGCGCAGCGTGTGATCATTGTTCCGGGCTATGGCCTGGCGGTTGCGCAGGGCCAGCACACGGCTGCCGAACTGGCGCTGGCCCTTGAGGGGCGGGGCATCGAGGTGGATTTCGCCATCCACCCCGTGGCGGGCCGGATGCCCGGTCATATGAACGTGCTCCTGGCCGAGGCGAACGTGCCGTACGAGTCGCTGAAGGAAATGGGCGAGATCAACCCGCAGTTCAAAACCGCGGATGTTGCCCTGGTGGTGGGTGCAAACGACGTGGTGAACCCTGCGGCCAAGACGTCACAGGGCTCGCCCATTTACGGCATGCCCATCCTGGAAGTGGCCGACGCCCGGCAGGTGATTTTCCTCAAGCGGTCCATGCGGCCGGGTTTCGCCGGGATCGAGAATGACCTGCTCTACGAGCCCCAGACGTCCCTGCTGTTCGGCGACGCAAAGGACTCACTGGCGCAGGTGCTCGGGGCGGTCAAGGCGCTGTAG
- a CDS encoding acyl-CoA thioesterase: METADITFRTRKWVRPEDLNANGTLFGGSLLKWIDEEAAIYAILQLGNGRAVTKYISEINFVSSAVQGDLIEMGLTATRFGRTSLTMRAEVRNMITRQSILTIEEIVFVNLNPSGKPEPHGYTEITYDRDRIPTHHLTETLSGDAQ, encoded by the coding sequence ATGGAAACAGCAGACATCACTTTCCGCACCCGCAAGTGGGTCCGGCCCGAGGACCTCAACGCGAACGGGACGCTGTTCGGCGGCAGCCTGCTGAAGTGGATCGATGAGGAAGCGGCCATCTACGCCATCCTCCAGCTCGGCAACGGCCGCGCCGTCACCAAGTACATCTCTGAAATCAACTTCGTCAGCTCCGCTGTGCAGGGCGATCTCATCGAGATGGGGCTGACCGCCACGCGCTTCGGCAGGACCTCGCTGACCATGCGCGCCGAGGTCCGCAACATGATCACCCGCCAAAGCATCCTCACCATCGAGGAAATCGTCTTCGTGAACCTCAACCCATCCGGCAAGCCGGAGCCGCACGGCTATACCGAGATCACCTACGACCGGGACAGGATCCCCACGCACCACCTCACGGAGACGCTGAGTGGAGACGCACAGTAG
- a CDS encoding ACT domain-containing protein, with amino-acid sequence MKPSARTTPEAELSCEVCGLMPEPTRTRLTLANVAVMLPIELLVHALVVGTELSYLAKVMVLTVTATVLVIWVAEPSAARVLRSWLHAPALRHRRRLAVAPALWRARTVLRDEPGALQKVTKALARLDTNILSIHVHPVAGGVLDEFVLSTPGDVDEHQLLEALQQAGGTRSRAWPTTALAMADGQTKALSLAARIADAPDELPLAVAELLRARILSPAEARLERHDAGTRIKIPTAWHGPITFARPGEPFTPAESARAHRLAELAEILAHRPAPGLPN; translated from the coding sequence ATGAAGCCCAGCGCAAGGACCACTCCCGAGGCTGAACTGAGTTGCGAGGTCTGCGGCCTGATGCCGGAACCGACCCGGACGCGGCTGACCCTGGCCAACGTGGCGGTGATGCTTCCCATTGAGCTCCTGGTCCACGCGCTGGTGGTGGGCACCGAACTTTCCTACCTGGCCAAGGTCATGGTGTTGACTGTCACTGCCACTGTCCTTGTCATCTGGGTGGCGGAGCCCTCCGCGGCCCGGGTGCTCCGTAGCTGGCTGCATGCTCCGGCCCTGCGGCACCGGCGGCGGCTGGCTGTGGCGCCGGCGCTGTGGCGGGCGCGCACCGTCCTCCGGGATGAGCCGGGAGCGCTGCAGAAGGTGACCAAGGCCCTGGCCCGCCTGGACACGAACATCCTGAGCATCCACGTGCATCCGGTGGCCGGCGGAGTGCTGGACGAGTTTGTGCTGTCCACGCCCGGTGATGTGGATGAACACCAGCTGCTCGAGGCGCTGCAGCAGGCCGGCGGCACCCGGTCCCGCGCCTGGCCCACAACAGCCCTGGCCATGGCGGACGGGCAGACGAAGGCGCTCAGCCTCGCGGCACGGATCGCGGACGCGCCGGATGAGCTGCCGCTTGCCGTGGCGGAGCTGTTGCGGGCACGGATCCTTTCTCCGGCGGAGGCGCGCCTGGAAAGGCACGACGCCGGCACGCGGATCAAAATTCCCACGGCCTGGCACGGTCCCATCACCTTTGCGCGGCCCGGGGAGCCGTTCACCCCGGCGGAATCGGCCCGCGCCCACAGGCTGGCGGAGCTGGCCGAAATCCTGGCCCACCGTCCGGCCCCGGGTCTCCCCAACTAG
- a CDS encoding diacylglycerol/lipid kinase family protein — MTANSSTSLQRAAIIVNPAKPVDIDVRGLVAKHCVENGWGEPLWFETTKEDPGVGQAKEALAQGADIVIAAGGDGTVRCVAEVLSGGDVPMGLLPLGTGNLLARNLGMDVTDYDGAMAGALIGTERKIDVVRARRSDPDKEQLFLVMAGVGYDATIMADTNEELKDKVGWLAYVDAGIRNLPGKPVKATIVIDGKTAVHRGVRSVMVGNCGKVQGGLEIFPEAKMDDGLLDVAVLAPHHGKLGWLSVVAGMIGKGRGKDTAVEYYQGKTVEITLEHNDDYQLDGDHEGQGKHVLMTMDPSALIIRM, encoded by the coding sequence ATGACTGCCAACAGCTCCACTTCACTCCAGCGCGCCGCAATCATCGTCAATCCAGCCAAGCCCGTGGACATCGACGTGCGCGGCCTGGTGGCCAAGCACTGTGTGGAAAACGGCTGGGGCGAGCCGCTTTGGTTCGAAACCACCAAGGAGGATCCCGGCGTCGGCCAGGCCAAGGAAGCACTCGCCCAGGGTGCGGACATAGTCATCGCGGCCGGCGGCGACGGGACCGTGCGGTGCGTTGCCGAGGTCCTCTCCGGTGGCGACGTCCCGATGGGCCTGCTCCCGCTCGGCACGGGAAACCTCCTGGCCCGCAACCTTGGCATGGACGTCACCGACTACGACGGCGCCATGGCCGGCGCCCTGATCGGAACCGAACGGAAGATCGACGTCGTCCGGGCCCGCCGCAGCGACCCGGACAAGGAGCAGCTGTTCCTGGTCATGGCCGGGGTGGGATACGACGCCACCATCATGGCCGACACCAACGAGGAGCTGAAGGACAAGGTGGGCTGGCTGGCCTACGTGGACGCCGGCATCCGCAACCTCCCGGGCAAACCGGTGAAGGCCACCATTGTGATTGACGGCAAGACTGCCGTGCACCGCGGCGTCCGTAGCGTCATGGTGGGCAACTGCGGCAAGGTCCAGGGCGGCCTGGAGATCTTTCCCGAGGCCAAGATGGACGACGGCCTGCTCGATGTGGCCGTGCTGGCCCCGCACCACGGAAAGCTGGGATGGCTGTCCGTGGTTGCGGGGATGATCGGCAAGGGCCGGGGCAAGGACACCGCGGTGGAGTACTACCAGGGCAAGACCGTGGAGATCACCCTGGAGCACAACGACGACTACCAGCTGGACGGCGACCACGAAGGGCAGGGCAAGCACGTCCTGATGACCATGGACCCGTCCGCCCTGATCATTCGGATGTAG
- a CDS encoding histidine phosphatase family protein produces the protein MKLLLIRHGQTPGNVLGQLDTAHPGPGLTELGERQAEAMARSLANEPIGALYASTLIRTQITAAPLGRLHSLDVEVLEGLHEIEAGSLEKLTDHEAYKRYMGTVFSWAAGDLDRRMPAGPDGHTFFDRFDAAIRRVVDRALDQQHEAAAVVSHGAAIRTWAGRRAEDADHEFAARHVLANTGIVALEGDPDSGWKLIHWDGSPVGGLALADATAEDPTGRDVA, from the coding sequence ATGAAACTGCTGCTCATCCGCCACGGACAGACTCCCGGTAACGTGCTTGGCCAACTCGATACGGCGCATCCTGGCCCCGGCCTCACGGAACTCGGCGAACGGCAGGCCGAGGCCATGGCCCGCTCGCTGGCGAACGAGCCCATCGGCGCCCTGTACGCGTCCACGCTGATCAGGACCCAGATCACGGCCGCGCCGCTGGGCCGGCTGCACAGCCTGGATGTCGAGGTGCTGGAAGGCCTGCACGAAATCGAAGCCGGCTCCCTCGAGAAACTGACGGACCATGAAGCCTACAAGCGCTACATGGGGACGGTCTTCTCCTGGGCCGCCGGGGACCTGGACCGCCGGATGCCGGCAGGTCCGGACGGGCACACGTTCTTTGACCGCTTCGATGCTGCCATCCGCCGGGTCGTGGACCGGGCACTCGACCAGCAGCATGAGGCCGCTGCAGTGGTCAGCCACGGTGCGGCGATCCGCACCTGGGCGGGACGCCGGGCGGAGGACGCGGACCACGAATTCGCCGCCCGGCACGTGCTGGCCAATACCGGAATCGTGGCGCTGGAAGGCGATCCGGACAGCGGGTGGAAGCTCATCCACTGGGACGGAAGCCCGGTGGGCGGACTTGCCCTCGCCGACGCAACCGCGGAGGACCCCACTGGCCGGGACGTAGCCTAG
- a CDS encoding serine/threonine-protein kinase encodes MTAPAHLRSTPAVNAAAPTVAGRYQLQELVGRGALAQVFRAADLEGGADVAVKVAVGASAKHFERISNEAAVLAGLQHPSIVRFIGQGVLPGNSALAGRPFLVEELALGPSLSDAARISQYHPDVVAGWARGLFEALAHLHGQGMVHRDIKPANLMLSGLRRSPVRIIDFGIVAPAGSAPEPGVSSGTVHYMSPEQASGGPARASWDVYAMGLVLLELLTGTKAFPGTAIESLVARTLRSPEVPDSLGSGWCSFLRSLTAMDSAGRPTAGEAADMAARLVPVPAGEAVSPCRGMAVFPARRIRQLA; translated from the coding sequence ATGACCGCCCCCGCGCACCTTCGATCAACCCCGGCCGTCAACGCCGCCGCACCTACAGTGGCGGGACGCTACCAGCTCCAGGAGCTTGTTGGCCGTGGCGCGCTCGCGCAGGTTTTCCGCGCGGCGGACCTGGAAGGCGGGGCCGACGTGGCAGTGAAGGTGGCGGTAGGCGCCTCGGCCAAACACTTTGAGCGGATCAGCAACGAAGCCGCCGTCTTGGCGGGCCTGCAGCACCCCTCGATCGTCAGGTTCATCGGCCAGGGCGTGCTGCCCGGGAACTCTGCACTCGCCGGCCGCCCTTTCCTTGTGGAAGAACTTGCACTGGGCCCCAGCCTCTCGGACGCTGCCCGCATCAGCCAGTACCATCCCGACGTGGTTGCCGGCTGGGCGCGGGGCCTCTTTGAGGCGCTGGCCCACCTCCACGGGCAGGGGATGGTGCACCGCGACATCAAGCCCGCCAACCTGATGCTGAGCGGCCTGCGGCGCAGCCCTGTCCGCATCATCGATTTCGGCATCGTGGCGCCTGCCGGCTCCGCTCCTGAACCAGGCGTCTCCTCCGGGACTGTGCACTACATGAGCCCTGAGCAGGCATCGGGAGGACCGGCGCGTGCCTCCTGGGATGTCTACGCCATGGGCCTGGTCCTGCTGGAGCTGCTCACCGGAACCAAGGCGTTTCCCGGCACTGCCATCGAGTCCCTCGTGGCCAGGACCCTTCGCAGTCCGGAGGTGCCGGACTCCCTGGGTTCCGGCTGGTGTTCCTTCCTCCGGTCCCTGACGGCCATGGACAGCGCGGGACGTCCGACGGCGGGGGAGGCGGCGGACATGGCCGCGCGGCTCGTTCCCGTACCCGCCGGCGAAGCAGTCAGCCCCTGCCGCGGGATGGCGGTTTTTCCCGCCCGGCGGATCCGCCAGCTGGCCTAG
- a CDS encoding NAD(P) transhydrogenase subunit alpha, with translation MDGISLLTITVLAVFVGFEVVSKVSSTLHTPLMSGANAIHGIILVGAIIVAGQAADPWVLAVALLAVVLATANLVGGFVVTDRMLHMFHAKKQVSTKEATGKADGR, from the coding sequence ATGGACGGGATCAGCCTGCTGACCATCACGGTGCTGGCGGTGTTCGTGGGCTTCGAGGTGGTTTCGAAGGTCTCCAGCACCCTGCACACGCCCCTGATGTCCGGCGCCAACGCCATCCACGGGATCATCCTGGTGGGCGCCATCATTGTGGCCGGCCAGGCAGCGGACCCGTGGGTGCTCGCAGTGGCCCTCCTCGCCGTCGTCCTTGCCACCGCCAACCTCGTCGGCGGCTTCGTGGTGACCGACCGGATGCTGCACATGTTCCATGCAAAGAAACAGGTCAGCACGAAAGAGGCAACGGGGAAGGCGGACGGCAGATGA
- a CDS encoding MarR family winged helix-turn-helix transcriptional regulator, with the protein MRSMGNEGSGYWYGPDGQLDYSAAVLKSLRDYRTAETAVRRSTRDSMGMGETDILALRYLLRVQASGKTVVPKDISHFLGITSASTTSLIDRLVASGHVRREAHPTDRRSVVVVPTVESDKEVRVTLGAMHRQMMSVAEGLTAEEARVVVKFLERMTEALQQAQHEEK; encoded by the coding sequence ATGCGCTCTATGGGTAATGAAGGCTCCGGGTATTGGTACGGGCCGGATGGTCAGTTGGACTACAGCGCGGCGGTATTGAAGTCGTTGCGGGACTATCGGACTGCTGAAACGGCGGTGCGCCGGTCCACCCGGGATTCCATGGGAATGGGTGAAACGGATATCCTCGCCCTGCGCTACCTGCTGCGGGTCCAGGCCTCCGGCAAGACGGTGGTTCCCAAGGACATCAGCCACTTCCTGGGCATCACCAGCGCATCCACCACCTCCCTCATTGACAGGCTTGTGGCGAGCGGGCATGTGCGCCGCGAGGCCCATCCCACGGACAGGCGGTCCGTAGTGGTGGTTCCCACCGTCGAATCGGACAAGGAGGTGCGCGTGACGCTCGGTGCCATGCACCGGCAGATGATGTCCGTGGCAGAAGGACTGACCGCGGAGGAGGCCCGGGTGGTGGTTAAGTTCCTGGAGCGGATGACCGAGGCGCTGCAGCAGGCGCAACACGAAGAGAAGTAA